The proteins below come from a single Benincasa hispida cultivar B227 chromosome 4, ASM972705v1, whole genome shotgun sequence genomic window:
- the LOC120075136 gene encoding thioredoxin M-type, chloroplastic-like, producing the protein MALDNCIQLSTAAAMCATTSRPKSHLFPSNFPQKTSFSNKLPTLRLRFSTPSSSTFRKSFSVTCQARGAVDDVKEVTESSWNNLVVESQKAVLVEFWAPWCGPCKIIEPVIKELAAEYAGKIVCLKLNTDVSPNVASKYGIRSIPTVLFFKNGEKRESVIGAVPKSTLAATIDKYVEV; encoded by the exons ATGGCACTCGATAACTGTATACAACTAAGCACCGCCGCCGCCATGTGTGCCACCACTTCCAGACCCAAATCTCACCTTTTCCCTTCAAATTTTCCCCAAAAAACATCCTTCTCCAACAAATTACCCACTCTCCGACTCAGATTCTCCACCCCTTCTTCCTCCACTTTCAGAAAATCCTTCTCCGTCACGTGCCAAGCTCGTGGAGCCGTTGACGACG TGAAAGAAGTGACAGAGTCGAGTTGGAACAATTTGGTGGTGGAGAGTCAAAAGGCTGTGTTGGTGGAATTTTGGGCGCCGTGGTGTGGACCTTGTAAGATTATTGAGcctgtgattaaggaattagcGGCGGAATATGCTGGGAAGATTGTGTGTTTGAAGCTTAATACAGATGTTAGCCCAAATGTGGCTTCGAAATATGGGATTAGAAGCATTCCCACGGTTCTGTTTTTCAAAAATGGAGAGAAGAGAGAAAGTGTTATTGGAGCTGTGCCTAAATCTACCTTGGCTGCTACCATTGATAAGTATGTTGAGGTTTGA